ATGGTGAGGGGCGATGACGACGAGCTCATCAGCGACGATCAGCTCCAGGGCTGGGTACGCGCGACGAGTGCGGGTGCACGTGCGGAGTCATTGCCCGGGGGGCATATGTACCTGACCGAGCGTCCGAGGGAGCTCCTTGAAATGCTTGAACAGCGTTTTCTCTAGCTGGCCCGGGAGACCGTGACATGAGCCAGCAGAGATTGTCGGGAAAGGTTGGAATCGTCACCGGAGCGGCGAGGGGCCTGGGACGCGCATGCGCATCGCGTTTCGCGGAGCACGGCGCCGACCTGTTGCTGATCGACGTAGCGAGGGATCTGCCAGGCGTACCCTACCCACTGGGCAACGAAAGTCAGCTCGCGTACACCGCCGGGTTGTGCGAGGAGGCCGGCGCCGTCGTGCAGACGGCGCACGTGGACGTGCGCAACCAGGCGCAGATCGATGCCGCGGTGGCCCAGGCGATCGCTCGCTTCGGGCATATCGATTTCCTCGTCAACAATGCCGGCATCGCGGCGCCATCGGGAAAGATCGCTCACGAGATCACCGAGGACGAATGGGCGCTGATGATCGACGTGGACCTCAACGGTGCCTGGCGGATGATTCGCAGTGTCGGAAAGTTCATGCTGGATGCCCGCTCCGGCAGCATCGTCAACATCGCCTCGACAGCGGGCCTCGTGGGCTACCGGCACTTTGCGGGATACGTCGCAGCCAAGCATGGCGTGATCGGCCTGACCAAGGCCGTTGCCCTCGACTACGCGCCGTACAAGGTGCGTGTCAATGCCGTCTGTCCGGGTTCGGTCCGTGACGCCGACCATGTCGAGGGCCGCATGCTCTCGGAGATCGCGCGTTCGCTGGATGTCGCCGTCGCCGAACACGAGCAGGTGTTCGTCCAGGCACAACCCATGAACGCGCTGATCGAGCCTGAAGACATCGCATCGGCGGCGTTGTGGCTTGCATCGGACGAAACCGTGCGGATGACGGGAAGCACGGTCACCGTGGATGGGGGCTTCTCCATTCGTTGAGTTGTGCTCGGGAAGTCGCTGGTTTCCACCCATCACGTGAGAGGGACATTACGTACCATGGAAAGCACCGCTGCCATTTCGAAGCTGAAGGAAGCTGCGCACGCCGATTGGCCGTCCGCCATGCGCAAGCGAAACGGCTGGCACATCCATGCCGTCGCCTGCCGGCTCGTTGCGGCAACGGATGAAGAAGCCATCGGCGCGATGCTTCTGGCGCTGGATGAACAGCTTTCAGGCATGGGGTGGACAGGGTCCGGCGCGGCACTTCATGTCGCTACCGTCGCGGCGCCATCCGCGTCCGAGGTGGCCCGGCGGCAGCGCACGCGTGAAATGTCGCGTCTGCTGCCGTACGGCACCGGACAGATCCTGCGTGCAATGGTCTTGCGATACGTCGATGGTCAAAGGGACCTGATCCTTGTCGGCGACCGGGCGGTGCTTGACCAGGACGCCTTGCAGCGCATTGCGCGATACTGCCTTTCTCGCGGTGAGGCGCCTCTGCCCATCGTGCTGCGGCACTTGCCGCGACCGTCGGCGGCCGACATCGACGCATTCGTCGGCGCCGATGTATCGCCCACCTTCGAATGGGACGGGAGGGGCACCCGGCAGGCAGGGCAGTCGGTGGTGGAGATCGACGCAGGTGCAGACATGGCGCCGGAATGCTGGTTGGCGGCGTTGGGCTCGGCGCTATCCCGTTTCCATGGCAAGCCATCGCCTGCCGTCGCCATCCTGCGGGAAGAGGCGTCGCATGGCAGCGAACTCGCTTTGGGCGCGACGGGGTTTCGACTCGCAAGCCTGCTTTCGACCGGCGACGCCAGCGTCTCCCATGTGCTGGATCATTCCCGCGCACAGCTCACGAACGCGATGCGGTACACGGAGAGCCTGCTCGGCGCGCTGAACGAAAGGTACGAGCGCCCTCTCGACGTGGCTGTCGGTGTGATCTTTCCGCACGATATCGACGGCATCGTGGACATGGACTATATGCCCTGCAGCAGCGCGATGTTTCCCATCACGCTGGTTGTCGGCAATCGCGGAAGCGGTCGCCTTGCCTGTCATTTCGACGGGGCCATGTATTCGGCGCCGTCGATCCAGTGGTTGCTTCGTTGCGTGGCCCACGCTTGCCGCCAGTTGCAAGGTTCGGAAGCTGCCCGGCTTGCCGATGTCGAGTTGCTGCCGCCCGAGGTGCGAGAGGAAGTGGTGGCCCTTGGCCGTTCCGGTGGAGGGCGGGTCCCGGATGCCGACCGTATCGAAAGTGCCTTTGGGCTCGTGAGCGCCCGGCAGCCCGATGCGATCGCGATTTCTTTCGACGATGAGGAGCTGATGTACGCGGAACTCGATCTCCGCTCCAGTCTGGTTGCGGCCGCCCTGGCGGCGCGTGGCGTCACCTCTGGAAGCTTCGTCGGCATCTGCCTGGAGCGATCGGCGGCGGTCATCGTCGCCATGCTGGCGATCTTGAAGTGCGGCGCCATCTACGTACCCATGGACCCGGCTTATCCGCGCGAACGGCTCGAATACACCGCGAGCGACGCCGGTCTGGCGCTCACCATTACGGACGACGGAACCTTCCCCGAGGTCGCCGGCATGGCAGTGACGACGATCGAGGAACTCGCGCGCGAGGCCGACGGCTGCCGCCCCTGGCAGGCTGTGGGGGGAGCCGATGGCGACGCGGCCTACATGATCTACACCTCGGGATCGACGGGCCGGCCCAAGGGTGTACTCATCCCGCATCGGAACGTGATCGCCCTGATCGACGCGACCCGCGAAGGGCTCGAACTGTCGCCGCGCGATACGTGGACCTTGTTCCACTCCAGTGCCTTCGATTTCTCCGTCTGGGAGATCTGGGGCTGCCTGCTGACCGGCGGCCATCTCGTCGTCGTCCCGCACTGGGTTTCCCGCGACCCCGAGCAATTTCGCGAGCTTATCGGACGCAAGTCGGTGAGCGTGTTGAACCAGACACCTTCGGCCTTTTACCAGTTGATCGAGGTCGATCGGCGTGCGCCGGTGAGCGATTCGCTTCGCGTCGTGATCTTCGGCGGCGAGCCGCTCGATGCGCGAGCGTTGCTTCCCTGGTTCGATCGCCATCCCGAATCGAGATGCCGGCTGGTCAACATGTTCGGCATCACTGAAACGACCGTGCATGTAACGTGGCAGGAGGTGCGACGGCGGGAGGCCCTGAGTGCGTCGCGGTCGGTCGGCACACCGATTCCCGGTTGGCACCTGTACGTGATGGACGAGCAGCAGCGATTGCTGCCGCCTGGAGTGGCGGGGGAAGTCTATGTAGGCGGCGCGGGGGTAGCGCTTCGCTATCACGGCCGTGACGACCTGACCCAGGCAAGGTTCATGCCCGACCCTTTCCAGAAGGGCATCATGTACCGCACGGGCGATCGCGGCTGCATGCTCGCAAACGGTACGCTCGAACACTTCGGCCGTCTGGATAATCAGATCAAGCTGCGAGGATTCCGGATCGAGCTTGACGAGATCCGACGCGTCCTCCTCGGCCACGATGCCGTTCGCGCGGCTGCCGTTTTGTTCAACCAGCCGAACCCAGCCGACCCG
This DNA window, taken from Luteibacter sp. 9135, encodes the following:
- a CDS encoding SDR family oxidoreductase, which produces MSQQRLSGKVGIVTGAARGLGRACASRFAEHGADLLLIDVARDLPGVPYPLGNESQLAYTAGLCEEAGAVVQTAHVDVRNQAQIDAAVAQAIARFGHIDFLVNNAGIAAPSGKIAHEITEDEWALMIDVDLNGAWRMIRSVGKFMLDARSGSIVNIASTAGLVGYRHFAGYVAAKHGVIGLTKAVALDYAPYKVRVNAVCPGSVRDADHVEGRMLSEIARSLDVAVAEHEQVFVQAQPMNALIEPEDIASAALWLASDETVRMTGSTVTVDGGFSIR
- a CDS encoding amino acid adenylation domain-containing protein encodes the protein MESTAAISKLKEAAHADWPSAMRKRNGWHIHAVACRLVAATDEEAIGAMLLALDEQLSGMGWTGSGAALHVATVAAPSASEVARRQRTREMSRLLPYGTGQILRAMVLRYVDGQRDLILVGDRAVLDQDALQRIARYCLSRGEAPLPIVLRHLPRPSAADIDAFVGADVSPTFEWDGRGTRQAGQSVVEIDAGADMAPECWLAALGSALSRFHGKPSPAVAILREEASHGSELALGATGFRLASLLSTGDASVSHVLDHSRAQLTNAMRYTESLLGALNERYERPLDVAVGVIFPHDIDGIVDMDYMPCSSAMFPITLVVGNRGSGRLACHFDGAMYSAPSIQWLLRCVAHACRQLQGSEAARLADVELLPPEVREEVVALGRSGGGRVPDADRIESAFGLVSARQPDAIAISFDDEELMYAELDLRSSLVAAALAARGVTSGSFVGICLERSAAVIVAMLAILKCGAIYVPMDPAYPRERLEYTASDAGLALTITDDGTFPEVAGMAVTTIEELAREADGCRPWQAVGGADGDAAYMIYTSGSTGRPKGVLIPHRNVIALIDATREGLELSPRDTWTLFHSSAFDFSVWEIWGCLLTGGHLVVVPHWVSRDPEQFRELIGRKSVSVLNQTPSAFYQLIEVDRRAPVSDSLRVVIFGGEPLDARALLPWFDRHPESRCRLVNMFGITETTVHVTWQEVRRREALSASRSVGTPIPGWHLYVMDEQQRLLPPGVAGEVYVGGAGVALRYHGRDDLTQARFMPDPFQKGIMYRTGDRGCMLANGTLEHFGRLDNQIKLRGFRIELDEIRRVLLGHDAVRAAAVLFNQPNPADPASARIDAYLVAEGATGEDIRAHVARFLPEHMLPSTFTFVPAMPLTTNGKLDAKRLPSPDLSAPVPPTAADSAVQPLSAMEETMHAIWQDVLGREIGADENFFDLGGNSLLAVRIAAAMRKQGLPPLPMRDLYTHQTIRKLVAALA